The DNA window TCTGGTCGCAGCTGGCGCTGCACCGGCCGGCGGAATTCAACAAGAGCCACATCCCGGCGTTCCTGGCGGGCGAGGAGGCGCGGCAGTACCTGTGCGTCTACCCGTTCGTCCGCTCCTACGAGTGGTACCTGCTGCCGGACGCCGAGCGGCGCGAGCTGCTGGCCGAGCACGGCCGGCTGGCCCGCGGCTACCCGGACGTGCGGGCCAACACCGTGGCCTCGTTCGCCCTCGGCGACTACGAGTGGATGCTGGCCTTCGAGGCCGACGAGCTGCACCGGATCGTCGACCTGATGCGCGACCTGCGGGCCTCGGGCGCGCGCCGGCACGTCCGGGAGGAGATCCCGTTCTACACCGGCCGCCGCCGCCCGATCGCCGACATCGTCACCTGCCTGCCGTGAGCCAGGCCTGACGCGCTCCCTGCCGTGCGTGAGCCAGGCCTGACGCGCTCCCTGCCGTGAGCCGGGGCTGACGCGCTCCCTGCCGTGAGCCGGGGCTGACGCGCTCCCTGCCGTGACGGCTGGCCGTCTCCGCCCCCGGCCCGCGCCCGGGGGCGGTCAGCCGGTGGTGGGTTCCCGGCGCATCGGGGTGTGCGGGATGCCGTCCTCCACGTACTCCGCCCCGCTGACCGTGAACCCGTGCCGGGCGTAGAAGCCGGCCAGGTGCGACTGCGCCTCCAGCACGCACGGCCGGTCGCCCACCACGGCCAGCGCCTCGGCCATCAGCCGGCCCGCGTACCCGCCGCGCCGGGCCCGCGGCGCCACCACCACC is part of the Micromonospora olivasterospora genome and encodes:
- the hemQ gene encoding hydrogen peroxide-dependent heme synthase, with amino-acid sequence MTEQTNAARLRELNASIRYTMWSVYRATSPLPSLRENVTGEVEALFGELAGKDVTIRGTYDVAGLRADVDLMIWWHSSSSDALQDAYLRFRRTTLGRSMTPVWSQLALHRPAEFNKSHIPAFLAGEEARQYLCVYPFVRSYEWYLLPDAERRELLAEHGRLARGYPDVRANTVASFALGDYEWMLAFEADELHRIVDLMRDLRASGARRHVREEIPFYTGRRRPIADIVTCLP